Proteins co-encoded in one Saccharomyces mikatae IFO 1815 strain IFO1815 genome assembly, chromosome: 14 genomic window:
- the VPS27 gene encoding ESCRT-0 subunit protein VPS27 (similar to Saccharomyces cerevisiae VPS27 (YNR006W); ancestral locus Anc_6.295) codes for MSVSTPGELDALIEQATSESIPNGDLDLSIALEISDVLRSRRVNPKDSMRCIKKRILNTANNPNTQLSSWKLTNICIKNGGTPFIKEVCSREFMDTMEHVILKEDNNEELSELVKTIVYELYVAFKNDSQLSYVARVYDKLISRGIKFPDKLSLSNSTTAMFDSKTPADWIDSDACMVCSKKFSLLNRKHHCRSCGGVFCQEHSSNNIALPDLGIYELVRVCDNCFEDYDLKRHDGSKKTRRHRHNKRRKDRDYSTPEDEEELIKKAIELSLKESRNSTSSEPIVPIVESRNAEKYSSPGKREELEEEEDPDLKAAIQESLREAEEAKKRRESQQASEQLQPQQLPFQPQPIHSVELSDEEKDNIYMFASLVDKMESRPLNEILEDSKLQNLAQKVFASKARLNFALNDKAQKYNTLVEMNGKISDIMNIYDRLLEQQLQSINLSQQYTLPQVPSDPYSYSAYHMANQHYEVPSLHETPSYQYKPQQESSYQQPVQTNLFPTTNIDHLKTINMVPHAQQKPQVQVELAPSDPPYPKEEGEGEEEKQTAQAQKSSTQEMHERPYPVETETEENSINERPQGITRYDFPTVPARKVVQPEPVVSTPAIASGTPIQEERAPTPEEELLIEL; via the coding sequence ATGTCCGTTAGTACACCAGGTGAGTTAGATGCATTAATAGAACAAGCCACCAGTGAGAGCATTCCCAATGGTGACCTTGATCTCTCCATAGCGTTGGAAATTTCAGATGTGTTAAGATCTAGAAGGGTTAATCCCAAAGATTCTATGCGTTgtataaagaaaaggatttTAAATACGGCCAATAATCCAAATACCCAGTTATCCTCCTGGAAGCTTACAAACATTTGTATTAAAAATGGTGGAACACCATTTATAAAGGAAGTTTGTTCCAGAGAGTTTATGGATACCATGGAGCATGTtattttaaaagaagacaaCAACGAAGAACTTTCTGAGCTCGTGAAGACAATAGTATATGAACTATACGTTGCCTTCAAGAATGACTCGCAATTAAGCTATGTAGCAAGAGTTTATGATAAATTAATTTCTCGTGGCATCAAATTTCCTGACAAGTTGTCACTTTCCAACTCTACAACTGCAATGTTCGATTCGAAAACACCGGCAGATTGGATAGATTCTGACGCTTGCATGGTTTGTTCCAAGAAGTTCTCCCTGCTGAATAGAAAACACCATTGTCGTTCCTGTGGTGGGGTGTTTTGCCAAGAACACTCATCAAATAATATAGCGTTACCTGATTTGGGGATATATGAGTTGGTCAGAGTTTGTGATAACTGCTTTGAAGACTACGATCTAAAGAGGCACGACGGCagtaaaaaaacaagaagacaTCGTCATAACAAAAGGAGAAAGGATAGGGACTACTCAACTcctgaagatgaagaggagctgataaaaaaagcaatAGAGCtctctttgaaagaatccAGAAATAGTACTAGTAGTGAACCTATAGTCCCCATTGTGGAATCGAGAAATGCAGAAAAGTATAGTAGTCCGgggaaaagagaagaactggaagaggaagaagatcCAGATTTGAAAGCCGCCATACAAGAAAGTTTGAGAGAAGCTgaagaagcaaaaaaacGCAGAGAGAGTCAACAAGCCTCCGAGCAGCTTCAACCACAACAGTTACCATTTCAACCTCAGCCTATCCATTCTGTTGAATTGTCTGATGAGGAAAAGGACAATATATACATGTTTGCATCACTCGTTGATAAAATGGAGTCAAGACCCTTGAACGAAATTCTAGAAGATTCaaaattacaaaatttAGCGCAGAAAGTATTTGCCTCCAAGGCAAGGTTAAATTTTGCTTTAAACGATAAAGCTCAAAAATACAATACTTTGGTAGAAATGAATGGTAAAATTTCTGATATTATGAATATATACGATAGATTATTGGAGCAACAGCTACAAAGCATCAATTTATCTCAACAGTACACCCTCCCCCAAGTTCCTTCTGACCCATATAGTTACTCAGCGTACCATATGGCAAATCAGCATTACGAAGTACCTTCTCTTCATGAAACGCCATCTTACCAGTACAAACCGCAACAAGAGAGTTCATACCAACAACCAGTTCAGACGAACCTGTTCCCTACTACCAATATTGATCATTTAAAAACAATTAATATGGTACCACATGCGCAACAGAAGCCTCAAGTGCAAGTTGAACTTGCACCCTCTGATCCACCATATCCAAAGGAAGAAGGCGAAggggaagaagaaaaacaaacagCACAAGCCCAGAAGTCTTCCACACAAGAAATGCACGAAAGACCGTATCCCGTAGAAACAGAAAcggaagaaaattcaataaatgaACGGCCTCAAGGTATTACACGTTACGATTTTCCAACCGTTCCTGCACGTAAAGTTGTTCAACCGGAGCCAGTTGTGTCAACTCCCGCAATCGCTTCTGGAACCCCAATCCAAGAGGAAAGGGCGCCTACTCCTGAAGAGGAACTTTTAATAGAGCTTTGA
- the ATG3 gene encoding Atg3p (similar to Saccharomyces cerevisiae ATG3 (YNR007C); ancestral locus Anc_6.297) — MIRSTLSSWREYLTPITHTSTFLTTGQITPEEFVQAGDYLCHMFPTWKWNDESSDISYRDFLPKNRQFLIIRKVPCDKRAEQCVEVQGPDVVMKGFAEDGDEDDVLEYIGSESDHLQSALHGETKGVPIDDIDELIQDMEIKDEDENENAEELNAKSTLTKDNAQERYYDLYIAYSTSYRVPKMYIVGFNANGSPLSPEQMFEDISADYRTKTATIEKLPFYKNSVLSVSIHPCKHANVMKILLDKVRVVRQRRRKEQQEEQELEGAGDWEDLQDDIDDSLRVDQYLIVFLKFITSVTPSIQHDYTMEGW, encoded by the coding sequence ATGATTAGGTCTACACTAAGTAGTTGGAGGGAATATCTTACTCCTATAACACATACGTCGACCTTTTTAACCACCGGTCAAATAACTCCGGAAGAATTTGTACAAGCTGGTGATTATTTATGTCACATGTTCCCCACTTGGAAGTGGAATGATGAATCTTCAGATATTAGTTATAGAGATTTTTTACCTAAGAATAGGCAGTTTCTGATCATCCGAAAGGTACCCTGTGATAAACGTGCTGAGCAGTGTGTCGAAGTTCAAGGGCCAGACGTGGTCATGAAAGGTTTTGCAGAAGATGGGGATGAGGATGACGTTCTTGAATACATAGGTTCTGAATCAGATCATTTGCAAAGTGCTCTACATGGTGAAACCAAGGGTGTGCCTATcgatgatattgatgaacTAATACAGGACATGGAAATTAAAGATGAggatgaaaatgagaaCGCAGAAGAACTTAATGCTAAAAGTACCTTAACCAAAGATAATGCCCAGGAAAGGTACTATGACCTTTATATTGCTTATTCAACCTCCTATAGGGTCCCTAAGATGTATATAGTGGGCTTCAACGCGAATGGTTCGCCACTCAGCCCTGAACAGATGTTTGAGGATATATCAGCAGATTATAGAACAAAAACAGCCactattgaaaaactacctttttacaaaaattcAGTACTATCCGTTTCCATTCATCCATGTAAGCATGCTAACGTGATGAAAATACTCCTGGATAAAGTTCGTGTGGTTAGGCAACGAAGAAGGAAAGAGCagcaagaagaacaagaactGGAGGGTGCTGGAGATTGGGAAGATTTACAAGACGATATCGATGATTCGTTACGTGTGGACCAATACCTAATAGTTTTCTTAAAGTTTATTACCAGTGTTACACCAAGTATTCAGCACGATTATACCATGGAAGGTTGGTAA
- the LRO1 gene encoding phospholipid:diacylglycerol acyltransferase (similar to Saccharomyces cerevisiae LRO1 (YNR008W); ancestral locus Anc_6.298): MGTLFRRKVQNKKNDSGEDDRGSSSHNKRENRNHIHHQQGLGHKRRRGISGSAKRKGHNEDLDKERDGNSRKRWRDSRRLIFILGAFLGVLLPFSFGAYHVHNSNSDLFDSFVNFDSLKVYLDDWKDVLPQGLSSFIDDIQAGNYSTSSLDDLSESFAVGKQLLRDHHIEAKHPVVMVPGVISTGIESWGVIGDDECDSSAHFRKRLWGSFYMLKTMVMDKVCWLKHVMLDPETGLDPPNFTLRAAQGFESTDYFIAGYWIWNKVFQNLGVIGYEPNRMTSAAYDWRLAYLDLERRDRYFTKLKEQIELFHQLNGEKVCLIGHSMGSQIIFYFMKWVEAEGPLYGNGGRGWVDKHIDSFINAAGTLLGAPKAVPALISGEMKDTIQLNTLAMYGLEKFFSRIERVKMLQTWGGIPSMLPKGEEVIWGDMKSSSEDALNNNTDTYGNFIRFERNTSDVFNKNLTMKDAINMTLAISPEWLQKRVHEQYTFGYSKTEQDLRDNELHHKYWSNPMEVPLPEAPNMKIYCIYGVNNPTERAYVYKEENDSSALNLTIDYESKQPVFLTEGDGTVPLVAHSMCHKWAQGVSPYNPAAINVTIVEMKHQPDRFDIRGGAKSAEHVDILGSAELNDYILKIASGHGDLVEPRQLSNLSQWVSQMPFPM, translated from the coding sequence ATGGGCACACTATTTCGAAGAAAGGTacagaacaagaagaacgATTCCGGCGAGGATGATAGAGGGAGCTCTTCTCACAACAAGCGAGAAAACAGGAATCAcattcatcatcaacagGGATTAGGTCATAAGAGAAGAAGGGGTATAAGTGGCAgtgcaaaaagaaaaggtcaTAATGAAGATTTGGACAAGGAAAGGGACGGAAACAGCAGAAAACGGTGGAGGGATTCCAGAAGActtattttcattcttgGTGCGTTCTTGGGTGTGCTTTTACCATTCAGCTTTGGCGCTTATCATGTACATAATAGCAACAGCGACTTGTTTGACAGCTTTGTGAATTTTGACTCACTTAAAGTGTATTTGGATGATTGGAAAGATGTTCTTCCACAAGGTTTAAGTTCATTTATCGATGATATTCAGGCTGGCAACTACTCGACATCTTCTTTAGATGATCTCAGCGAAAGTTTTGCTGTCGGTAAACAACTGTTACGTGATCACCACATCGAAGCCAAACATCCTGTCGTGATGGTTCCTGGTGTGATTTCTACCGGAATTGAAAGCTGGGGTGTAATCGGAGACGATGAGTGTGATAGTTCTGCTCATTTTCGTAAGCGGTTGTGGGGTAGTTTTTACATGTTGAAGACAATGGTTATGGATAAAGTTTGTTGGTTGAAGCATGTAATGTTGGATCCTGAGACAGGCCTAGACCCACCGAATTTTACGCTACGCGCAGCCCAAGGTTTTGAATCCACTGATTATTTCATTGCAGGATATTGGATTTGGAATaaagttttccaaaatCTAGGAGTAATTGGCTATGAACCCAACAGGATGACTAGTGCTGCATATGATTGGAGGCTTGCTTATTTGGATCTGGAAAGACGTGATAGATATTTCACAAAGTTGAAGGAACAAATCGAACTCTTTCATCAATTGAATGGCGAAAAGGTCTGTTTGATTGGGCATTCCATGGGATCTCAAATcatcttttattttatgAAATGGGTTGAGGCTGAAGGGCCTCTTTATGGTAATGGTGGCCGTGGCTGGGTTGACAAACACATagattcttttattaatgCTGCAGGGACGCTTCTGGGTGCTCCAAAGGCAGTCCCAGCCCTGATTAGCGGTGAAATGAAGGATACTATTCAATTGAATACGTTGGCTATGTATGGTTtagaaaagtttttctcCAGAATTGAAAGAGTAAAAATGTTACAAACGTGGGGCGGTATACCCTCAATGCTACCGAAAGGAGAAGAAGTCATTTGGGGGGATATGAAGTCCTCCTCAGAGGATGCCTTGAATAATAACACTGATACATACGGCAATTTCATTCGTTTTGAAAGGAACACAAGCGatgttttcaacaaaaactTGACGATGAAAGATGCCATTAACATGACTTTGGCAATTTCACCTGAATGGCTCCAGAAAAGGGTACATGAGCAGTACACATTTGGATACTCCAAAACTGAACAAGATTTAAGAGACAACGAGTTACACCACAAGTACTGGTCCAATCCAATGGAGGTACCACTTCCAGAAGCTCCCAATATGAAAATCTACTGTATATACGGCGTAAACAACCCAACAGAAAGGGCATATGTATACAAGGAGGAAAATGACTCATCTGCTCTAAACCTGACCATCGACTACGAAAGCAAGCAACCAGTATTCCTCACAGAGGGCGACGGGACCGTTCCACTGGTAGCGCACTCGATGTGCCACAAGTGGGCCCAGGGTGTTTCACCCTACAACCCTGCCGCCATTAATGTTACCATTGTGGAGATGAAGCATCAGCCAGATCGATTTGACATACGTGGTGGGGCAAAGAGCGCCGAACACGTAGATATTTTAGGCAGCGCGGAGTTGAACGACTACATCTTGAAAATTGCTAGTGGTCACGGTGATCTCGTTGAGCCACGCCAATTGTCTAACTTAAGCCAGTGGGTCTCCCAAATGCCTTTCCCAATGTAA
- the NRM1 gene encoding Nrm1p (similar to Saccharomyces cerevisiae NRM1 (YNR009W); ancestral locus Anc_6.299) → MSIMKQRLPLGEFSSSKINKLAIANIADASEPRSRGENNIGAVCLPSIKSLMVSPEVYENTKSLPVPLIRSGGGGVACTSKSSCQDNVRKEKISRDYSELSKKLQIRLQFAYYKYKTKQTNKNFTDLKLKHSITRPSKVATRTKSEPLTKRRKLVLSQGHYKTPAKSKIKTPSSIYGSHGDTSSFTCFHNEGESLTITANMDITDTTTPIRNNINIKHSNSHNRTLYQKQETPTSIKAAKSLIHLFTSNQ, encoded by the coding sequence ATGTCCATTATGAAGCAGAGGCTACCACTGGGAGAGTTTTCCAGCTCAAAGATTAACAAGCTGGCAATTGCCAACATCGCAGACGCCAGTGAGCCTAGGAGCCGTGGAGAAAACAATATCGGGGCCGTGTGTCTGCCCTCTATCAAGAGTTTAATGGTTAGCCCCGAAGTATACGAGAATACGAAGAGCCTGCCTGTTCCCTTAATAAGAAGTGGTGGCGGAGGTGTGGCTTGCACCAGTAAGTCGTCATGCCAGGATAATGTTCgcaaagagaaaatatcTAGAGATTATTCAGAGCTTTCCAAGAAGTTACAGATTCGTCTACAGTTTGCTTATTATAAGTACAAAACTAAACAgacaaacaaaaattttacaGATTTGAAGTTGAAGCATAGCATTACAAGGCCCTCCAAGGTCGCCACTCGCACTAAGTCAGAGCCGTTaacgaaaagaaggaaactGGTGCTATCTCAGGGCCATTATAAGACTCCTGCGAAGTCTAAGATCAAAACTCCGTCTTCCATTTATGGTTCTCATGGTGACACATCTTCTTTTACATGTTTCCACAATGAAGGCGAAAGTTTAACTATTACCGCGAACATGGACATCACCGATACCACTACGCCAATACGCAacaatataaatataaagcATTCGAACAGTCATAATCGCACACTGTATcagaaacaagaaacaCCTACAAGCATCAAGGCTGCTAAATCCTTAATACATCTCTTTACAAGTAACCAGTAG
- the CSE2 gene encoding Cse2p (similar to Saccharomyces cerevisiae CSE2 (YNR010W); ancestral locus Anc_6.301), with amino-acid sequence MSLQNNVLNQIHQVLLPTAPTLDKPNTDEIKDESSSVENTDGRNHLTNQPQPNNLSAPSTNSNGEFIPHIFYSLHQIRKDPNNLSNQLETSTGSIRHRLKLCKSLISDNEDTKNLLSKTPSEWRDIIHQREQELQIKRDVLDDLYHKLQR; translated from the coding sequence ATGAGTCTTCAAAACAACGTTTTAAACCAAATACACCAGGTTTTACTACCCACTGCGCCCACTCTTGATAAACCTAACACCgatgaaataaaagatgAATCTTCCTCGGTGGAAAATACAGATGGAAGAAACCACCTCACTAATCAACCACAGCCCAACAATCTGAGTGCTCCTTCCACCAATTCTAATGGTGAATTCATACcgcatattttttattcgCTACATCAAATAAGGAAAGACCCAAAtaatctttcaaatcaatTGGAAACCTCAACAGGTTCTATTAGGCATCGCTTGAAACTTTGTAAATCTTTGATATCGGATAACGAAGACACCAAAAACCTATTGAGCAAAACTCCATCAGAGTGGCGGGATATCATTCATCAACGCGAACAAGAATTGCAAATCAAGAGAGATGTTCTGGATGACCTTTATCATAAATTACAACGATAA
- the PRP2 gene encoding DEAH-box RNA-dependent ATPase PRP2 (similar to Saccharomyces cerevisiae PRP2 (YNR011C); ancestral locus Anc_6.306) yields the protein MSNSLSETGKRRAKRTFEVTKKDEGTTSTEPSSVNWEEDQDVKSNDFHLEPKRSRYDPNRTFSFTKHCSVSGDLKEELLEPEKRIIKNHGQTWPSGQLTSSNNLSCVPENEAKDTSYSTSNVEPCTSSKAEVILNQRNVKERNKVNRQHMWEEQQLRNAMAKKNDHPDDIVVEGSEKYDYVFDTDAMIDYTNDDGDLLPEEKLQYETRLEEALKTEETRILTIQESRKLLPVHQYRDELLQEIKKHQVLIIMGETGSGKTTQLPQYLVEDGYTNQGEFQIAITQPRRVAATSVAARVADEMNVVLGKEVGYQIRFEDKTTPNKTILKYMTDGMLLREFLADSKLSRYSCIMIDEAHERTLATDILIGLLKEILPQRPTLKLLISSATMNAKKFSEFFDDCPIFNVPGRRYPVDIHYTLQPEANYIHAAITTIFQIHTTQALPGDILVFLTGQEEIERTKVKLEEIMSKLGSRTRQMLITPIYANLPQEQQLKIFQKTPENTRKVVLATNIAETSLTIDGIKYVIDPGFVKENSYIPSTGMSQLLTVPCSRASVDQRAGRAGRVGPGKCFRIFTKWSYSHELELMPKPEIARTNLSNTVLLLLSLGVTDLIKFPLMDKPSIPTLRKSLENLYILGALNSKGAITRLGKMMCEFPCEPEFAKVLYTAATHEKCQGVLEECLTIVSMLHETSSLFIGQKRDAAASIISEVESDHILYLEIFNQWRTSKFSRSWCQDHKIQFKTMVRVRNIRNQLFRCSEKVGLVEKNDQARMKVSNAAGYINGRIVRCFISGFPMNIVQLGSTGYHTMGKSSGGLNVNVHPSSILFSNYKEKAQRPSKYVLYQQLMLTSKEFIRDCLAISKEEWLIEMVPQIFKGLIGDKINMGRK from the coding sequence ATGTCAAATTCTTTATCTGAAACTGGCAAACGTAGAGCGAaaagaacttttgaagttactaaaaaagatgaaggCACAACAAGTACCGAGCCATCTTCCGTGAATTGGGAAGAGGACCAAGACGTTAAAAGTAATGACTTCCACCTAGAGCCAAAAAGGTCACGCTATGACCCAAATAGAACTTTTTCCTTTACTAAGCACTGTTCAGTGAGTGGTgatctcaaagaagaactaCTCGAACcagagaaaagaataattaaGAACCATGGACAAACTTGGCCAAGTGGTCAGCTTACTTCGAGCAATAATTTATCATGTGTTCCTGAAAATGAAGCTAAGGACACATCTTATAGCACTTCGAATGTGGAACCGTGTACAAGTTCCAAGGCTGAGGTTATTCTTAATCAAAGGAATgttaaagaaagaaataaagtAAACAGGCAGCATATGTGGGAGGAACAACAACTGCGAAATGCGATGGCTAAAAAAAACGACCATCCTGACGATATTGTAGTGGAAGGATCTGAAAAGTACGATTATGTTTTCGATACTGATGCAATGATCGATTATACTAATGATGACGGCGATTTGCTACCTGAAGAGAAACTTCAATATGAAACACGACTAGAAGAGGCTTTAAAAACTGAAGAAACGCGTATATTGACTATACAAGAAAGTAGAAAACTTTTGCCCGTGCACCAATATAGAGATGAGCTACTTCAAGAGATCAAAAAGCATCAAGTCTTAATTATAATGGGTGAAACTGGTTCAGGTAAGACTACACAGTTGCCTCAGTACTTGGTGGAAGATGGCTACACCAATCAGGGCGAATTCCAAATTGCCATAACACAACCGCGTCGTGTGGCTGCTACCTCTGTTGCGGCAAGAGTTGCAGATGAGATGAATGTTGTGCTTGGTAAGGAAGTGGGTTATCAAATTCGTTTCGAAGATAAAACAACACCAAATAAGACGATTCTGAAGTATATGACAGATGGTATGCTACTGAGAGAATTTCTTGCAGATTCCAAGTTAAGCAGATATTCTTGTATCATGATTGATGAAGCCCATGAAAGAACCTTGGCTACAGATATTTTGATAGGCTTACTGAAAGAGATTTTGCCGCAAAGACCTACCCTAAAACTACTAATATCATCAGCAACAATGAATGCAAAAAAGTTTTCGGAGTTTTTTGATGATTGTCCCATTTTCAACGTTCCTGGGAGAAGGTACCCTGTAGATATTCACTACACGTTGCAGCCGGAGGCAAACTATATTCATGCTGCCATAAcaacaatttttcaaattcacACTACGCAGGCTTTACCGGGAGATATTCTAGTGTTTTTAACGggacaagaagaaattgaaaggACAAAAGTTAAGCTGGAGGAAATTATGTCTAAGTTGGGTTCCCGAACAAGACAAATGCTTATAACACCTATATATGCGAATTTGCCTCAAGAacaacaattgaaaatcttCCAGAAAACACCAGAAAACACCAGAAAAGTTGTGTTGGCTACCAATATTGCAGAAACCTCGCTAACTATTGATGGTATTAAGTACGTCATTGATCCTGGGTTTGTTAAGGAAAATTCGTACATACCTTCGACTGGAATGAGCCAACTTTTGACCGTACCATGCTCAAGAGCTTCAGTTGATCAGCGTGCAGGTAGGGCCGGTCGTGTTGGACCGGGAAAATGTTTCAGAATTTTTACCAAATGGTCATATTCGCACGAATTAGAACTCATGCCCAAACCTGAGATTGCTAGAACAAACCTTTCTAATACAGtgttactattattatcgCTTGGTGTCACTGACTTGATAAAATTTCCTTTAATGGATAAGCCAAGCATTCCCACATTACGGAAgtctttggaaaatttatACATTTTGGGTGCTTTAAATAGCAAAGGGGCAATCACTCGCCTAGGTAAAATGATGTGCGAGTTTCCTTGTGAACCTGAATTCGCAAAAGTACTCTATACAGCTGCTACGCACGAAAAATGTCAAGGAGTATTAGAGGAGTGTTTGACCATAGTTTCAATGTTACATGAaacatcttcattatttattGGTCAAAAAAGGGATGCTGCGGCAAGTATAATAAGTGAAGTAGAAAGCGATCATATACTGTATCTAGAAATTTTCAACCAATGGAGAACTTCCAAATTCTCCAGAAGTTGGTGCCAAGACCATAAAATCCAATTTAAAACAATGGTGAGGGTAAGGAATATCAGAAACCAACTATTCAGATGTAGTGAAAAGGTTGGTTTAGTGGAAAAGAACGACCAAGCCAGAATGAAAGTAAGTAATGCGGCAGGCTACATAAATGGAAGGATAGTCCGATGCTTCATCAGTGGGTTTCCAATGAATATTGTGCAGTTGGGATCTACCGGATACCACACCATGGGTAAATCATCAGGCGGACTGAACGTCAACGTTCATCCTTCTAGCATACTTTTCTCTAATTATAAGGAAAAGGCACAGAGACCGAGTAAATATGTGCTTTATCAGCAACTAATGTTAACATCGAAGGAATTCATCAGGGACTGTCTAGCTATCTCCAAGGAAGAATGGTTGATAGAGATGGTTCCGCAAATCTTTAAAGGTTTAATCGGGGATAAAATAAATATGGGGAGAAAATGA